The following coding sequences are from one Planctomycetota bacterium window:
- a CDS encoding response regulator has protein sequence MGEGMVAQRLLVVDDDRGQIAAVSSILSMAGYDIDTAGSGDVALKLAARKTFDLAILDYQMPTLNGIDVFKKMHELQPKMHGILLTAYTTIDKVFPAIDCGLDHVVAKPVNAVELVRVVRELVGPPGASPATDD, from the coding sequence ATGGGGGAAGGTATGGTGGCGCAACGACTGTTAGTGGTGGATGATGATCGGGGCCAAATTGCCGCAGTCTCAAGCATTCTCTCCATGGCAGGCTACGACATCGACACGGCCGGTTCGGGGGACGTGGCCTTGAAGCTGGCTGCTCGCAAAACATTCGATCTGGCGATCCTCGACTATCAGATGCCAACGCTGAATGGCATCGATGTCTTCAAGAAAATGCACGAGTTGCAACCTAAAATGCACGGGATTCTGTTGACCGCGTATACCACGATCGACAAGGTTTTTCCCGCCATTGATTGCGGCCTGGACCATGTGGTTGCCAAGCCAGTCAATGCCGTCGAACTGGTGCGCGTGGTCCGCGAATTGGTCGGCCCGCCCGGCGCGAGCCCGGCCACTGACGACTAG
- a CDS encoding TonB-dependent receptor — protein sequence MKRLGRGSLFGLCGWLCLCGVPLEVRAERILPVSANGPAMPVPPSDVPAFAVEEANTPAVRPQVVKLVQAPGTPSPATPAPATPAPATPRVPTLPDVDITAQPPAPGNYANADRMNIPSILQGTVFASPPVRGYNAQSSTVGTFMDVPQMTFPGSINTITGDVIRDQNVLYMDDVIRNIPSAVKSFGGDGVIRSDQFFVRGFEVTSQNWRKDGYLDPTYMPRDPANIERIDVLKGPSSTLYGSAQPTGTFNVVTKKAQVDPFARAGFMTGSYGLQRYTFDVNNGLRRDGSLLFRINGAYQNGNSNVATVFNERTFIAPTVTWLISDDTSLTWSGEYQKDRFRMYQGVPAINGDPFAISRNTFTGDPNGDVADYTSYRTTLTLEHQINDNWTARVGEMSLWYNTPSVTTVPDNGTLNGAGLISSPIMGRDQTVANPFNEQNHDILETLAGDVEGPVFRHRAVFGSEQDWFITNHDTFTSTSGTFGAGSSFGAANFASGSSFPLGPAAPFSGSNVFDNPAFRQNRYGVFFQDIIDLTPRLHLLVGGRFDYLQQTYSRSNTFNINGVGPVFATGDIYTQNAFYNYAPRVGMTYDLVPDETSLYWTYARSFTPSVGVANLSSTVLLPQYGDIWEGGVKQRLTDNLMMTTSGYYMRQQNVNVESVIGATPVLSQAGLETSQGVETNLTGQFTRRLSTISNFGYNDSLLFGVAQAATGSSTPIDQTRVRGVPHWTGSVWARYNLLQNQYRTVGLAVGTIYVGQRVGDYASPLILPSYNTWQSGVYYNQGRWSGGLVWDNIFNVNYAVSSINQYQVIQGMPSNVRISLGATF from the coding sequence ATGAAGCGTTTGGGACGTGGAAGCCTGTTCGGATTGTGCGGTTGGCTCTGTCTGTGTGGGGTTCCGCTCGAGGTTCGCGCCGAGCGCATTTTGCCCGTGTCGGCCAATGGGCCGGCCATGCCTGTCCCGCCATCCGACGTTCCAGCGTTCGCCGTTGAAGAGGCCAACACGCCCGCCGTGCGCCCTCAAGTGGTCAAGCTTGTCCAGGCCCCTGGCACACCCTCTCCGGCGACGCCGGCCCCCGCGACGCCAGCGCCCGCCACCCCGCGAGTTCCGACGCTACCGGACGTTGATATTACCGCCCAACCGCCGGCGCCGGGCAACTATGCCAACGCCGATCGGATGAACATCCCTTCGATATTACAAGGGACAGTCTTCGCCAGCCCTCCGGTGCGCGGGTACAACGCGCAAAGTTCGACGGTCGGCACGTTCATGGACGTGCCCCAGATGACGTTCCCGGGCTCGATCAACACGATTACCGGTGACGTGATCCGGGATCAGAATGTGTTGTACATGGATGACGTGATCCGCAACATTCCGAGCGCGGTCAAGTCGTTTGGCGGCGACGGCGTGATTCGCTCCGACCAGTTCTTTGTCCGCGGCTTTGAAGTCACGTCGCAGAACTGGCGCAAGGACGGCTACCTTGACCCCACGTACATGCCGCGCGATCCGGCGAATATCGAGCGGATTGACGTGCTGAAGGGCCCCTCGTCGACGTTGTATGGCTCGGCGCAGCCCACGGGTACGTTTAACGTCGTCACCAAGAAGGCGCAGGTCGACCCGTTCGCGCGTGCTGGCTTTATGACGGGCAGCTATGGCCTGCAGCGCTATACGTTCGACGTCAACAACGGTTTGCGTCGTGACGGCTCGTTGTTGTTCCGCATCAACGGCGCGTACCAGAACGGCAACAGCAACGTAGCCACGGTGTTCAACGAACGCACGTTCATCGCTCCGACCGTCACGTGGCTGATCAGTGACGACACCAGCCTGACCTGGTCGGGTGAATATCAAAAAGACCGGTTCCGCATGTACCAAGGCGTGCCGGCCATCAACGGCGACCCATTTGCGATCTCGCGCAACACGTTTACCGGCGATCCGAATGGCGACGTTGCCGATTACACCAGCTACCGCACCACGCTGACGTTGGAACACCAAATCAACGATAACTGGACCGCCCGCGTTGGCGAGATGTCGCTCTGGTACAACACGCCGTCGGTGACGACGGTCCCGGACAACGGCACGCTAAATGGCGCCGGCCTCATCTCCAGTCCGATCATGGGGCGCGATCAGACGGTGGCCAATCCGTTCAACGAGCAGAACCACGACATTCTCGAAACCTTGGCCGGCGACGTGGAAGGTCCGGTGTTCCGCCACCGGGCGGTATTCGGCTCCGAGCAAGACTGGTTCATCACCAATCACGACACGTTTACTTCGACCTCGGGGACATTCGGCGCCGGCAGCTCATTTGGCGCGGCCAACTTCGCCAGTGGCAGTTCGTTTCCGTTGGGACCGGCAGCGCCATTCTCAGGCAGCAACGTGTTCGACAACCCGGCCTTTCGCCAGAACCGCTATGGCGTGTTTTTTCAGGACATCATCGACCTCACGCCGCGGTTGCACTTGCTCGTGGGCGGTCGCTTCGATTACCTGCAACAAACCTATTCGCGGAGCAACACGTTCAACATCAACGGCGTTGGTCCGGTTTTCGCCACTGGCGACATTTACACGCAAAACGCCTTTTATAACTATGCTCCTCGCGTGGGTATGACCTACGACCTGGTTCCCGACGAAACGTCGCTTTACTGGACCTATGCACGCTCGTTTACGCCCAGCGTAGGCGTGGCGAATCTGTCCTCCACGGTCCTCCTGCCGCAATACGGCGACATTTGGGAAGGTGGCGTCAAGCAAAGGCTGACCGATAACCTGATGATGACCACTTCGGGCTACTACATGCGCCAACAGAACGTGAATGTCGAGTCCGTAATTGGCGCCACGCCGGTCCTGTCGCAGGCCGGCTTGGAAACCAGCCAAGGTGTGGAAACCAACCTGACCGGGCAATTCACCCGCCGGCTAAGCACGATCAGCAACTTTGGCTACAATGACAGCCTGCTGTTCGGTGTAGCCCAAGCGGCGACCGGTTCGAGCACGCCCATCGATCAAACGCGCGTCCGTGGCGTGCCGCATTGGACTGGCAGCGTGTGGGCTCGCTACAACCTGCTGCAAAACCAGTACCGCACGGTCGGCCTGGCCGTGGGGACCATTTACGTCGGACAGCGCGTCGGCGACTATGCTTCGCCGCTCATCCTGCCATCGTATAACACCTGGCAAAGCGGCGTCTATTACAACCAAGGGCGGTGGAGTGGCGGCCTGGTGTGGGACAACATCTTCAATGTTAACTACGCCGTCAGCTCGATCAACCAGTACCAGGTGATCCAAGGTATGCCGTCGAATGTCCGTATCAGCCTGGGAGCGACGTTCTAA
- a CDS encoding phytanoyl-CoA dioxygenase family protein gives MSSTLETPTPLSNEQLARYREDGFLILRNVFSADEMAALEAEASALWWRQDLVDKDNIRCRWKDHVATGECTFECFDPVIDISPVCERFARDPRVLRPLQAIYGSPAHLFKDKLIFKPPGTLGYNMHQDYIGWANFPESFITVLIAIDPADDDNGATEVFPGYHRQGYLSPKDGMYHDLPESAVDLSRGVRLDLQPGDIALFGAFTPHRSAPNQSDRWRRQLYLSYSADHEGGDQRDAHYREFHAWLVERYAEYGKLGVFFK, from the coding sequence GTGTCATCGACTTTGGAAACGCCCACCCCGCTCAGCAACGAACAATTGGCGCGCTATCGGGAAGACGGCTTTTTGATTTTGCGGAACGTGTTCTCCGCGGATGAAATGGCCGCGCTCGAGGCCGAAGCCAGCGCCCTCTGGTGGCGGCAGGATCTGGTCGACAAGGACAACATCCGCTGCCGCTGGAAAGATCACGTCGCGACCGGCGAATGCACCTTCGAGTGCTTCGATCCGGTCATCGACATCAGCCCCGTCTGCGAGCGGTTCGCCCGCGATCCGCGCGTCTTGCGCCCGTTGCAAGCGATCTATGGCTCGCCGGCGCACTTGTTCAAAGACAAGCTGATCTTCAAGCCGCCGGGAACCCTGGGCTACAACATGCACCAGGACTACATTGGCTGGGCAAACTTCCCCGAGTCATTCATCACGGTGTTGATCGCCATCGATCCGGCTGACGACGACAACGGCGCCACCGAAGTCTTCCCGGGTTATCATCGTCAGGGATACTTGTCGCCGAAGGACGGCATGTACCACGACCTGCCCGAGTCGGCGGTCGATCTGTCGCGCGGGGTCCGCTTGGACCTGCAGCCGGGGGACATCGCCCTGTTCGGCGCCTTCACGCCGCACCGTTCGGCGCCGAACCAGAGCGACCGCTGGCGGCGTCAGCTCTATCTGAGCTATAGCGCCGACCACGAAGGGGGCGACCAGCGCGACGCGCACTACCGCGAATTCCACGCCTGGCTCGTCGAGCGTTACGCCGAGTACGGCAAACTCGGCGTCTTCTTCAAGTAA
- a CDS encoding MFS transporter, whose product MSNAESSPPESTERAGQPSNYGWLLLPLASLAMVGTLPGRTHGLGLINTPLMEDLGISVTTMGDINLWATLIGALFCLPCGWMIDRWGLRLSSTVVILSLAAVVMGMTYVTTAPQLFVAVTLTRGFGQSMLSLVSLAIVGKWFGERKLGLAMGLYSVLMSIGFAGAFQGVGTLTTNEGWRYSWWIVGLVLALGLAPLAALLARDPRPGASGKSSQAPSTSMGATFAQALTTPCFWVFAVSSSFFLVISSGISLYNQAILAERGFSRETFLDIASWSFLIGMAANLAGGGVARFFSLRWQLVLAMTLIAGSLVAFPYVDTYAELYVYTAIMAAAGGLMTVGFFMVWSQAFGQRELGKIQGAAQKMTVLASAVGPRILAEAHDRTGSFLNVYPYLAAVAALLALAAAFTPLARLADGNPSPAELTPAAPSPEAST is encoded by the coding sequence ATGAGTAACGCGGAGTCGTCACCACCTGAGTCAACCGAGCGCGCCGGCCAGCCGTCGAACTACGGCTGGCTATTGTTGCCGCTGGCGTCGTTGGCCATGGTCGGCACGCTGCCCGGTCGGACCCACGGCCTGGGGCTGATTAACACGCCCCTGATGGAAGACCTCGGTATTTCAGTTACGACCATGGGGGATATCAACCTGTGGGCCACGTTGATCGGCGCGCTGTTCTGCCTGCCGTGCGGCTGGATGATCGACCGCTGGGGACTGCGGCTGTCGTCGACGGTGGTGATTCTTTCACTGGCTGCCGTCGTGATGGGAATGACGTATGTCACCACCGCGCCGCAACTGTTCGTGGCGGTCACGCTGACGCGCGGCTTTGGTCAAAGCATGCTCTCGCTGGTCAGCCTGGCCATCGTCGGCAAATGGTTCGGCGAGCGGAAGCTCGGCCTGGCGATGGGACTTTACTCGGTGTTGATGAGCATCGGCTTCGCCGGCGCGTTCCAAGGGGTGGGAACGCTGACCACGAACGAGGGCTGGCGTTACTCGTGGTGGATCGTCGGACTTGTTTTGGCGTTGGGACTGGCGCCATTAGCGGCCTTGCTGGCGCGAGACCCGCGGCCCGGCGCATCTGGCAAATCGTCACAAGCTCCGTCGACCTCGATGGGCGCGACGTTTGCCCAAGCGCTGACGACCCCTTGTTTCTGGGTGTTTGCCGTTAGCAGTTCGTTCTTCTTGGTCATCAGTTCGGGCATTTCGCTCTATAACCAGGCGATTCTGGCCGAGCGAGGATTCTCGCGTGAGACGTTTTTGGATATTGCCTCGTGGAGCTTTCTGATCGGCATGGCGGCCAACCTCGCTGGTGGCGGCGTGGCCCGGTTCTTTTCACTGCGCTGGCAATTGGTGCTGGCCATGACGCTGATCGCGGGCTCGCTGGTGGCATTTCCGTACGTTGACACGTACGCTGAGTTATACGTTTACACGGCGATCATGGCGGCCGCCGGTGGGCTGATGACCGTCGGTTTCTTCATGGTCTGGTCCCAAGCCTTCGGCCAGCGCGAACTGGGCAAGATTCAGGGGGCCGCCCAGAAAATGACCGTGCTCGCCTCGGCCGTCGGTCCGCGCATTTTGGCCGAAGCGCACGACAGAACTGGCTCGTTCCTGAATGTGTATCCTTACCTGGCGGCGGTTGCGGCATTGCTGGCCCTGGCGGCCGCGTTCACACCCTTGGCACGACTGGCCGACGGCAATCCATCCCCCGCTGAACTGACACCCGCGGCCCCATCGCCGGAAGCCTCGACTTGA
- a CDS encoding VOC family protein, which yields MSVVDATRDVANPNTAETLVRFHLSLNVAELARSVAFYRQLLGVEPAKLHDDYAKFELAEPPLVLSLIPHGHAGGGALNHVGIRLADAKRLVQVQARLETAGYRTEREEGVECCYAKQTKFWAADPDGTLWELYILHEDIDHCGDAQTTEQAIINVSTTATSSQPQTPVAAPTKCEWRHLLSQPLPARIPHDDASLDDIYLQGTFNLRVDAAALDKFLHDAWRALKPGGRVSVHSLTADRTFDGTPALPGPAALVQYVPTLSAVIEALGKAGLAGVEFQKVGKSACFTVDGVEMRELQLTARRPDPNGKKLSASACHGVNH from the coding sequence ATGTCTGTCGTTGACGCGACGCGCGACGTCGCCAATCCCAACACCGCCGAGACGCTGGTACGTTTTCATCTGTCGCTGAACGTGGCCGAGTTGGCCCGCTCGGTGGCGTTTTATCGGCAACTGTTAGGGGTCGAGCCGGCCAAGCTGCACGACGACTATGCCAAGTTCGAGCTGGCCGAGCCGCCGCTGGTCTTGTCGCTGATCCCGCACGGCCATGCGGGGGGCGGCGCGCTGAACCACGTGGGCATCCGCCTGGCCGACGCCAAACGGCTGGTCCAGGTGCAAGCCCGGCTCGAAACCGCCGGCTACCGAACCGAGCGCGAGGAAGGGGTCGAATGTTGCTACGCTAAGCAGACCAAGTTCTGGGCCGCCGACCCTGACGGCACGCTGTGGGAACTGTACATTCTGCACGAAGACATCGATCATTGCGGCGATGCCCAGACCACCGAACAGGCGATCATCAACGTGTCGACGACTGCCACGTCGAGTCAACCCCAGACGCCGGTGGCCGCCCCGACGAAATGCGAGTGGCGGCATTTGCTCTCGCAACCGCTTCCCGCGCGGATTCCGCACGACGACGCCAGCCTGGATGACATTTACCTACAAGGAACATTCAACCTCCGCGTCGATGCCGCGGCGCTCGACAAGTTCCTGCACGACGCCTGGCGAGCGTTGAAGCCGGGCGGGCGAGTGAGCGTGCATAGCCTGACGGCCGATCGGACATTCGACGGGACGCCAGCGTTGCCCGGCCCGGCCGCTCTGGTGCAATACGTGCCGACGCTTAGCGCGGTGATCGAAGCGCTGGGCAAAGCGGGCTTGGCCGGCGTCGAGTTTCAGAAAGTGGGCAAGTCGGCCTGCTTCACGGTCGACGGCGTCGAGATGCGCGAGTTGCAACTGACCGCGCGACGTCCGGACCCGAACGGCAAGAAGTTGTCAGCCTCGGCCTGTCACGGCGTGAATCACTAA
- a CDS encoding PQQ-binding-like beta-propeller repeat protein, with the protein MSKIIVAIALLTLAGPVWAADWPHRFGPYRNNTTPESVAPWAESLSEAWRLDLGEGYSSPTVADDRLFIHAKVKDKNEEEVLAFDSATGKQLWRVSYEHKPFESNVGNGPRTAPTIVRGRVYTLGITGVLTCLDAATGKQFWQTNLLDQFQAPIMNFGTSSGPLIEGNRLYLAAGGAGSCLVALDLETGSVVWKGLSEPPTSVTPIMFAPKIAGRGVVRHIIYTSTRGLIGVNPQDGHVLWEFPLADLAIGTLPPPTVVGDTVVACSMFTGTFAFQLEDVNGKLQPKEVWRNPKLTTYFTQNVTGPDDKLFAINATLIPQAEIALACVDIKTGKFLWQKPKIGLYQLNMVRLGDDRLLMLDDTHGDLILLDTRADEYRELARGKVCRPTIISFAVSNGRLYTRDDRGVNCHVLPSAK; encoded by the coding sequence GTGTCGAAAATAATCGTGGCGATCGCGTTGCTGACATTGGCCGGGCCAGTCTGGGCCGCCGATTGGCCCCATCGGTTCGGTCCCTACCGGAATAATACGACACCCGAGAGCGTTGCGCCGTGGGCCGAGTCGTTGTCGGAAGCGTGGCGGCTCGACTTGGGCGAGGGGTACAGTTCTCCCACGGTGGCCGACGACCGGCTGTTCATCCACGCCAAGGTCAAAGACAAGAACGAAGAAGAGGTGCTGGCCTTCGACTCCGCGACGGGCAAGCAACTGTGGCGAGTCAGCTATGAACACAAGCCCTTCGAGAGCAACGTCGGCAACGGCCCGCGCACCGCGCCGACGATCGTCCGCGGCCGCGTCTACACGCTGGGCATCACGGGCGTATTGACATGCCTGGACGCGGCGACTGGCAAACAGTTCTGGCAAACGAACCTGCTCGACCAGTTCCAAGCGCCGATCATGAACTTCGGCACGTCGTCGGGGCCGTTGATCGAAGGGAACCGGCTCTACCTGGCGGCCGGTGGCGCTGGTTCATGCTTGGTCGCGCTCGACTTGGAGACGGGCAGCGTCGTCTGGAAAGGGCTCAGCGAGCCGCCAACCAGCGTCACGCCGATCATGTTTGCCCCCAAGATCGCTGGTCGCGGCGTGGTCCGGCACATCATTTACACGTCGACGCGCGGATTGATCGGCGTCAACCCACAGGACGGCCACGTGTTGTGGGAGTTTCCGCTGGCCGACTTGGCCATTGGCACCCTGCCGCCGCCGACCGTCGTGGGCGATACCGTCGTCGCGTGTTCGATGTTCACCGGTACGTTCGCGTTTCAGTTAGAGGACGTCAACGGCAAGCTCCAGCCGAAGGAAGTCTGGCGCAATCCCAAGCTGACAACCTATTTCACCCAGAATGTTACCGGTCCCGACGACAAGTTGTTCGCCATCAACGCCACGCTGATTCCCCAGGCTGAAATCGCATTGGCTTGCGTCGATATCAAGACGGGCAAGTTCCTGTGGCAGAAGCCGAAGATCGGACTCTATCAACTGAACATGGTCCGGCTGGGAGACGATCGACTATTGATGCTGGACGATACTCACGGCGATTTGATTTTGCTCGACACGCGCGCCGACGAGTATCGCGAGTTGGCCCGCGGCAAAGTCTGTCGACCGACGATCATCAGCTTTGCCGTCTCGAACGGCCGGCTTTACACCCGCGATGACCGGGGCGTGAATTGCCACGTCTTGCCCAGCGCCAAGTAG
- a CDS encoding DUF1501 domain-containing protein: MNQWPKSSLPVLSRRDWLRMSTLGALGGSMSGWLGALAARAATDTRRTKSCILLWMNGGPSQIDTFDPKPNHENGGPFKPIATKTPGMQIGEHLPQLARWSDRLALVRSMTGKEADHGRASYLVRTGRAPEAAIQYPAFGSVMAKELGNPTAALPNFVSVAPYRATNLAAYNSGFLGPSYAPFIVGDVTPALAQQQAADSYQSALRVADLVPGRAIAARRQLSRLDLWRGMEASFVAGHPDIPGQSHQAAYERAVRLMDSAAASAFDLEQEPEKLRDAYGRTLFGQGCLLARRLIERGVPFVEVSLGGVNSGGMGWDTHVGNFDTVQRLCGVLDPAWSTLMRDLQDHGLLDSTLVVWMGEFGRTPKINGTAGRDHFPLAWSAVLGGGAIQGGQVVGRTSDDGTTVTDRPCAISELLATVCQALDIDPHKTNPSNAGRPIHLVDYDAQPLTGLVR, encoded by the coding sequence ATGAATCAATGGCCAAAAAGTTCGCTGCCGGTTTTGTCACGCCGCGATTGGCTGCGCATGTCGACGTTGGGCGCTCTGGGTGGGTCGATGTCAGGCTGGCTTGGCGCGCTGGCGGCCCGGGCCGCGACGGATACGCGGCGAACTAAATCGTGCATCTTGCTGTGGATGAACGGCGGTCCCAGCCAGATCGACACGTTCGATCCCAAGCCCAATCACGAGAATGGTGGCCCGTTCAAGCCGATCGCCACCAAGACTCCCGGCATGCAGATCGGCGAGCATCTGCCGCAACTTGCCCGATGGTCCGACCGGCTGGCCCTCGTGCGCTCGATGACGGGCAAAGAGGCCGATCACGGTCGCGCGTCGTACCTGGTTCGCACCGGCCGGGCCCCCGAGGCGGCGATTCAGTATCCGGCGTTCGGCTCGGTGATGGCCAAGGAACTGGGCAACCCGACGGCGGCGCTGCCGAACTTTGTCAGTGTGGCCCCTTACCGTGCCACGAATTTGGCCGCCTACAACTCGGGCTTCTTGGGGCCGAGTTACGCGCCGTTCATCGTCGGCGATGTGACCCCCGCCCTGGCACAACAGCAAGCCGCCGACTCGTACCAATCGGCCTTGCGCGTGGCCGACCTGGTCCCTGGGCGGGCCATCGCCGCCCGCCGACAGTTGAGCCGACTTGACTTGTGGCGCGGCATGGAAGCTTCGTTCGTCGCGGGCCATCCCGACATCCCTGGCCAAAGTCACCAGGCCGCGTACGAGCGCGCGGTTCGGCTAATGGACAGCGCGGCGGCCAGCGCGTTCGACCTGGAACAAGAGCCCGAAAAGCTGCGCGACGCCTATGGTCGCACCTTGTTCGGTCAGGGCTGCTTGCTGGCGCGGCGGCTGATCGAGCGCGGCGTGCCGTTTGTCGAAGTCTCGCTCGGCGGCGTGAACAGCGGTGGCATGGGTTGGGACACCCACGTTGGCAACTTTGACACCGTGCAACGCTTGTGCGGCGTGCTTGATCCGGCGTGGTCGACTTTGATGCGCGACTTGCAAGACCATGGGCTGCTCGACTCGACGCTGGTCGTCTGGATGGGCGAGTTCGGCCGCACGCCGAAGATCAACGGCACCGCCGGTCGCGATCATTTCCCGTTGGCGTGGAGCGCGGTCCTGGGGGGCGGCGCGATCCAGGGAGGTCAGGTCGTCGGCCGAACGAGCGACGATGGCACAACCGTCACCGATCGACCGTGCGCGATTTCGGAGTTGCTGGCTACGGTGTGCCAGGCGCTTGACATCGACCCGCACAAAACCAACCCATCGAACGCGGGGCGTCCGATTCATCTGGTCGATTACGACGCCCAGCCACTGACAGGCTTGGTGCGATGA
- a CDS encoding DUF1553 domain-containing protein has product MVSAGGEAGSDAGTEKLATRIDARLNERIAQAHVKPAPQADDAEFLRRLSLDLTGRIPYVSEVRAFLADTSADKRRVAIERRLASPEYVSNFAHVWRAILLAQATAQDMAFVESQLESWLTQRLRENAPYDQMVREILTVPLGDRIASNSTTQIVATPLAFYQANELKPETLASAVSRVFLGVNLECAQCHNHPFARWKQEQFWEFAGFFAGVQRLRPDNAFAAAPEMMDRRSLMIVGTERTVQARFLDGAEPDWSQRQSPRAALADWITADDNPYFARAAVNRLWAHFFGRGLVNPLDDLGGISAPSHPELLDELAQAFVASGYDLKFLIRAIVSSQAYQRTSRQTDSSQQEPALFARMVLRGLTPEQLFASLAVATGCGEESRGAIKTRFSSLERPNEMETSILQSLAVMNGQLASTVTSPSESKTLAAVIDAPFLDLNAKIETLYLATLSRQPTEAESAQMRTYLSSQLDEREALADVFWALLNSAEFKLNH; this is encoded by the coding sequence ATGGTCTCCGCGGGGGGGGAAGCCGGCTCCGATGCGGGCACCGAGAAGCTGGCAACTCGAATCGACGCGCGCCTCAACGAACGAATCGCCCAGGCCCACGTCAAGCCAGCGCCCCAAGCGGACGACGCCGAGTTCTTGCGCCGGCTGTCGCTCGATCTTACAGGGCGAATTCCGTACGTCTCGGAAGTTCGCGCCTTCCTGGCCGATACTTCCGCCGACAAGCGCCGCGTGGCTATCGAGCGCCGCTTGGCTAGTCCCGAGTATGTCAGCAACTTCGCACATGTGTGGCGCGCCATCTTGCTCGCTCAAGCGACGGCGCAGGACATGGCCTTTGTCGAATCGCAACTGGAAAGCTGGCTCACCCAGCGGCTGCGCGAGAATGCTCCTTACGATCAGATGGTCCGCGAGATTCTCACCGTGCCGTTGGGAGATCGGATCGCGTCGAACTCGACCACGCAAATCGTGGCGACTCCGTTGGCGTTTTACCAGGCCAATGAACTCAAGCCCGAGACATTGGCGTCCGCCGTGTCGCGTGTCTTTCTAGGCGTCAATTTGGAATGCGCCCAGTGTCACAACCACCCGTTCGCGCGCTGGAAACAAGAACAGTTCTGGGAGTTCGCTGGCTTTTTCGCCGGCGTCCAGCGGCTGCGTCCCGACAATGCGTTTGCCGCGGCCCCCGAGATGATGGACCGACGCTCGCTGATGATCGTGGGCACCGAGCGCACGGTGCAGGCCCGGTTCCTCGACGGGGCCGAGCCCGACTGGTCCCAGCGGCAAAGCCCGCGCGCCGCGTTGGCCGATTGGATCACGGCCGATGACAATCCTTACTTTGCCCGTGCCGCGGTAAATCGTCTATGGGCGCATTTCTTCGGGCGAGGCCTGGTGAATCCGCTCGATGACTTGGGAGGAATCAGCGCGCCAAGCCATCCCGAGTTGCTCGACGAACTGGCCCAGGCGTTCGTGGCCAGCGGCTACGATCTGAAGTTTCTGATCCGCGCAATCGTTTCGAGCCAGGCCTATCAACGAACCAGCCGTCAAACGGACTCTTCGCAACAGGAGCCGGCGCTGTTTGCCCGAATGGTGCTGCGCGGCCTGACACCCGAGCAATTGTTTGCCAGCCTGGCGGTCGCCACCGGCTGTGGCGAGGAAAGCCGAGGCGCGATCAAGACCAGGTTCAGCAGCCTGGAGCGTCCCAACGAAATGGAGACGTCGATCTTGCAGTCGCTGGCAGTGATGAACGGCCAGTTGGCTTCGACGGTCACGTCGCCGTCGGAAAGCAAGACGCTGGCCGCGGTTATCGACGCGCCGTTTCTCGATCTCAACGCTAAGATCGAGACTTTATATCTAGCGACACTGTCGCGCCAGCCTACTGAGGCCGAGTCGGCACAAATGAGAACCTACCTAAGCAGCCAGTTGGACGAGCGCGAAGCCTTGGCTGACGTCTTTTGGGCCTTGTTGAACAGCGCCGAGTTCAAACTGAACCACTAA